The following proteins are co-located in the Candidatus Methylomirabilota bacterium genome:
- the plsX gene encoding phosphate acyltransferase PlsX, with the protein MKIAVDAMGGDYGPAVVVEGAVAAAREFGAAVILVGDRAAIEREVARLTAESLAIEIRHASQVVGMGESPSQALRRKRDSSLRVAAQLVKDGEAAAFVSAGNTGAAMAIAMFVIGVLAGVDRPAIAAVLPNRRRFTVLLDVGANVDPKPWHLLQFAVMGHVYARDILGCDNPRVGLLSVGEEEGKGNELTKEAYDQLKDSSLNFVGNVEGRDIYNGRCDVVVTDGFTGNVALKISESLAETLGEMIKEELTRDVRSKLGATLALPAFARFKRRVDYTEMGGAPLLGIDGAAIICHGASPVKAIKNAVRVAGEWAKAGVNEHIRAALEAEVERGGREGGRE; encoded by the coding sequence ATGAAGATTGCGGTCGACGCCATGGGGGGCGACTACGGCCCCGCCGTCGTGGTCGAGGGGGCGGTGGCCGCGGCGCGCGAGTTCGGCGCCGCGGTCATCCTGGTCGGCGACCGGGCCGCCATCGAGCGCGAGGTGGCGCGCCTCACGGCGGAGAGCCTCGCGATCGAGATCCGTCACGCCTCCCAGGTCGTCGGCATGGGCGAGAGCCCCTCGCAGGCCCTCCGGCGCAAGCGCGACTCCTCCCTGCGCGTGGCCGCCCAGCTCGTGAAGGACGGCGAGGCCGCGGCGTTCGTGTCGGCGGGGAACACCGGGGCGGCCATGGCCATCGCGATGTTCGTCATCGGCGTGCTGGCCGGCGTGGATCGGCCGGCCATCGCGGCGGTGCTGCCCAACCGCCGGCGCTTCACGGTGCTCCTCGACGTCGGCGCCAACGTCGATCCCAAGCCCTGGCATTTACTCCAATTCGCGGTCATGGGCCACGTCTACGCCCGCGACATCCTGGGCTGCGACAACCCGCGGGTCGGCCTGCTCTCCGTCGGCGAGGAGGAGGGCAAGGGCAACGAGCTGACCAAGGAGGCGTACGATCAGCTCAAGGACTCCTCGCTGAACTTCGTCGGCAACGTCGAGGGACGCGACATCTACAACGGGCGTTGCGACGTCGTCGTCACCGACGGGTTCACCGGCAACGTCGCGCTCAAGATCTCCGAGAGCCTGGCCGAGACCCTGGGCGAGATGATCAAGGAGGAGCTGACACGCGATGTCCGGTCCAAGCTCGGCGCCACCCTGGCGCTGCCCGCCTTCGCGCGCTTCAAGCGGCGCGTGGACTACACGGAGATGGGCGGCGCCCCGCTGCTCGGCATCGACGGCGCCGCCATCATCTGCCACGGAGCCTCGCCGGTAAAGGCGATCAAGAACGCTGTGCGCGTGGCGGGGGAGTGGGCGAAGGCGGGGGTGAACGAGCACATCCGAGCCGCGCTGGAGGCGGAGGTGGAGCGCGGCGGTCGGGAGGGAGGCCGCGAATGA
- a CDS encoding ribonuclease III domain-containing protein, translating into MDADDVAGLERRLGHRFRDPALLQRALTHASFANEHPPATHNEALALLGDAALALVVAEHLLAEDPEAPVGVLTPRRAALVSGANLARWAADLELGPRLRLGRGEEATGGRARESILATTLEAVLGAVYLDDGLDAVRRIVARLAVW; encoded by the coding sequence GTGGACGCGGATGACGTCGCCGGGCTCGAGCGACGGCTCGGCCACCGCTTCCGCGATCCCGCCCTCCTCCAGCGCGCGCTGACCCACGCCTCCTTCGCCAACGAGCACCCGCCTGCCACCCACAACGAGGCGCTGGCGCTGCTCGGCGATGCGGCCCTGGCGCTGGTCGTGGCCGAGCACCTGCTCGCCGAGGATCCGGAGGCGCCGGTCGGCGTGCTGACGCCCCGGCGCGCGGCGCTCGTCTCCGGCGCCAACCTGGCCCGCTGGGCGGCGGACCTCGAGCTGGGGCCCCGGCTGAGGCTGGGGCGCGGCGAGGAGGCGACGGGTGGACGCGCGCGCGAGTCCATCCTCGCCACGACGCTGGAGGCGGTCCTCGGCGCCGTCTACCTCGACGACGGCCTCGACGCCGTCCGCCGCATCGTGGCGCGTCTGGCCGTGTGGTAG
- a CDS encoding MFS transporter yields MTRILAHPHGLCHPRAVPGGSRRTIVAWTLYDFANSAFAAIILATIFPVYYAKIIVGNAEGRGDFWWGLVGSVSMVIVALSSPVLGGIADHAGARKPFFVGFTLLSVAATTLLATLRPGMVVTGFLLGVMGVVAFEAAFVYYNSYLPRIAPPERLGRVSAAGFAVGYAGSLVAFLAAYPFAAAELYWACFLVAAAQFLVCSLPAFVVLPADVRPRVPLARAVAQGFGETARTLREILTDPARAQMRRFLTAYLVYEDGVNTVILFSAIFAEKTLGFTFTEIIGLFMLIQLTALAGSAAWARPTDTRGPKLVVTATLVQWVAVTVLAHFVDAKWQFWLVGVLAGTGLGAIQAASRTFMATLIPAGREAEFFGFYSLVGKTGAIMGPFVFGAVSRMLGGNQRAAIVAVGLFFVAGLALLSRVRAGGPTAATVRGSESAG; encoded by the coding sequence ATGACGCGGATACTAGCGCATCCCCACGGGCTGTGTCATCCTCGGGCCGTGCCCGGCGGGTCGCGTCGCACGATCGTCGCGTGGACGCTGTACGACTTCGCCAACTCCGCCTTCGCCGCGATCATCCTGGCCACGATCTTCCCCGTCTACTACGCCAAGATCATCGTGGGGAACGCCGAGGGCCGCGGCGATTTCTGGTGGGGGCTCGTCGGCTCCGTGTCGATGGTCATCGTGGCGCTCAGCTCGCCGGTGCTGGGCGGTATCGCCGATCACGCGGGCGCCCGCAAGCCGTTCTTCGTCGGCTTCACGCTCCTCTCGGTCGCCGCCACCACGCTCCTGGCCACCCTCCGGCCCGGGATGGTGGTGACGGGGTTCCTGCTCGGCGTGATGGGGGTGGTCGCGTTCGAGGCCGCCTTCGTCTACTACAACTCCTACCTGCCGCGGATCGCGCCGCCCGAGCGGCTGGGGCGGGTGTCGGCCGCGGGCTTTGCGGTCGGCTACGCGGGATCCCTGGTCGCGTTCCTCGCCGCCTATCCCTTCGCCGCCGCCGAGCTCTACTGGGCGTGCTTCCTCGTGGCCGCCGCCCAGTTCCTGGTGTGCTCGCTGCCGGCGTTCGTCGTCCTTCCCGCCGACGTCCGGCCCCGCGTGCCGCTGGCGCGCGCGGTGGCGCAGGGCTTCGGCGAAACGGCCCGCACGCTCCGAGAGATCCTCACCGATCCCGCGCGCGCGCAGATGCGCCGCTTCCTCACCGCCTACCTCGTCTACGAGGACGGCGTGAACACCGTGATCCTCTTCTCGGCGATCTTCGCCGAGAAGACGCTGGGCTTCACGTTCACCGAGATCATCGGGCTCTTCATGCTCATCCAGCTGACGGCCCTGGCCGGCTCGGCCGCCTGGGCCCGTCCCACCGACACCCGCGGGCCCAAGCTCGTGGTGACGGCGACGCTCGTCCAGTGGGTGGCGGTGACGGTGCTCGCCCATTTCGTGGACGCCAAATGGCAGTTCTGGCTGGTGGGCGTGCTGGCCGGCACCGGGCTCGGCGCCATCCAGGCGGCCAGCCGCACGTTCATGGCCACGCTGATCCCGGCCGGCCGCGAGGCCGAGTTCTTCGGCTTCTACTCCCTGGTCGGCAAGACGGGCGCCATCATGGGGCCGTTCGTCTTCGGGGCCGTGTCCCGGATGCTCGGCGGCAACCAGCGCGCCGCCATCGTCGCCGTAGGGCTCTTTTTCGTGGCCGGGCTGGCGCTGCTGTCGCGGGTGAGGGCCGGCGGCCCCACTGCGGCTACCGTACGTGGATCGGAATCGGCGGGATGA
- the fabD gene encoding ACP S-malonyltransferase — translation MIAFLFPGQGSQAVGMGKAFYDASPAARAIFEDANDALGFDLARLAFEGPESELALTANTQPAILTVSVAAAAVAAERGLCPQLAAGHSLGEYSALVVAGALSFRDAVRIVRRRGEFMQEAVSVGTGAMAAIMGLELPAVERLCAEAAQGEVVEVANVNSPLQIVIAGHRAAVERAVALASARGGRKSVMLPVSAPFHCALMAPAAERLARELDSVRVADPTIPIARNVDGGLTRAAAEVKPALLRQVASPVRWTDCVRRLAAEGAMTFVEVGPGRVLTGLLKRILDGVKGVTVETSADLDKALAGAGERQ, via the coding sequence ATGATCGCGTTTCTCTTCCCGGGACAGGGCTCGCAGGCGGTGGGGATGGGCAAGGCGTTCTACGACGCCTCGCCCGCCGCCCGGGCGATCTTCGAGGACGCCAACGACGCGCTGGGCTTCGACCTGGCCCGCCTGGCGTTCGAGGGGCCCGAGTCCGAGCTGGCGCTGACCGCGAACACCCAGCCCGCCATCCTGACGGTGAGCGTGGCCGCGGCGGCCGTCGCCGCCGAGCGCGGGCTGTGTCCGCAGCTGGCCGCCGGCCACAGCCTGGGCGAGTATTCGGCCCTGGTCGTCGCCGGCGCGCTCTCGTTCCGGGACGCCGTCAGGATCGTGCGCCGGCGCGGCGAGTTCATGCAGGAGGCGGTCTCCGTCGGGACCGGCGCCATGGCCGCGATCATGGGCCTCGAGCTTCCCGCGGTGGAGCGGCTCTGCGCCGAGGCTGCCCAGGGAGAGGTCGTGGAAGTGGCCAACGTGAACTCGCCGCTGCAGATCGTCATCGCCGGCCACCGCGCGGCGGTCGAGCGTGCGGTGGCGCTGGCGAGCGCGCGCGGCGGCCGGAAGAGCGTCATGCTGCCGGTGAGCGCGCCGTTCCATTGCGCCCTCATGGCGCCCGCCGCCGAGCGTCTGGCCCGGGAGCTGGACAGCGTCAGGGTCGCCGACCCCACCATCCCGATCGCGCGCAACGTGGACGGCGGTCTGACGCGCGCGGCGGCCGAGGTGAAGCCGGCGCTGCTGAGGCAGGTGGCCAGCCCGGTGCGGTGGACCGACTGCGTCCGCCGCCTGGCCGCCGAAGGCGCGATGACGTTCGTGGAGGTCGGTCCGGGACGCGTCCTGACCGGGCTGCTCAAGCGGATCCTCGACGGCGTCAAGGGGGTGACCGTGGAGACGTCCGCGGACCTCGACAAGGCCCTGGCCGGCGCGGGGGAGCGGCAATGA
- a CDS encoding DUF177 domain-containing protein → MVIRVSEIADEGLVVANPGEFVAPFADRSWRLQGLRLQVVRDGVDILVAGELAASVPLVCSRCLEEFRADVHPAIDVRYVPKPVTRDSVELGADDLDLDFYQNDELNLAALVETETTLALPVKPLCREDCRGLCPACGGNRNVVSCTCQTRPLDPRLTALKDLVARLNH, encoded by the coding sequence ATGGTCATTCGGGTATCAGAGATCGCGGACGAGGGTCTCGTGGTCGCCAACCCGGGGGAGTTCGTCGCTCCCTTCGCGGACCGGTCCTGGCGCCTGCAGGGCCTCCGCCTTCAGGTCGTCCGCGACGGCGTGGACATCCTCGTAGCGGGCGAGCTCGCGGCCTCGGTGCCCCTGGTCTGCTCCCGATGCCTCGAGGAGTTCCGTGCCGACGTCCATCCGGCGATCGATGTCCGCTACGTGCCCAAGCCGGTGACCCGCGACAGCGTCGAGCTGGGCGCCGACGATCTCGACCTGGACTTCTACCAGAACGACGAGCTCAACCTCGCCGCGTTGGTCGAGACCGAGACGACGCTGGCGCTCCCCGTGAAGCCGCTCTGCCGCGAGGATTGCCGGGGGCTCTGCCCCGCCTGCGGCGGCAACCGGAACGTCGTCTCCTGCACGTGTCAGACGCGCCCGCTGGACCCGCGTCTGACCGCCCTCAAGGACTTGGTCGCGCGCCTCAATCACTGA
- a CDS encoding site-2 protease family protein, with protein MRFWPSRQRPVAAPPSAEDLLITEDLLRRSVEDVLAVRERQIHGAVIAYRGQLQLAPPRARELLQARFRPFGFTPFLREDGRGEVVVQAVPLAETTEPQRVGVNVLLFVLTCLSTLIAGAGYAGSPTFDAFRSSITGTLFISGVPFAATLMAILVVHEFGHYFTARYYRASVSLPYFIPAPPPFPFGTLGAIIRMRSPARDRNALFDIAAAGPLAGLLVAIPAFVLGLQWSNVVPVPAVTYEAFGQSGLTQLLVYLRFGSLPEGTMVYTHPMADAAWVGFFVTALNLFPVGQLDGGRIAYALFGRYHALIGKITIIGTVLLGLAAMAVNVLVWGGTFAASLNWFVWAALVFFLVGVHHGPPVDGVSPLSPDRRVVGVVCLILFVLLIPPIPIHVR; from the coding sequence ATGCGTTTCTGGCCGTCGCGGCAGCGGCCGGTCGCCGCGCCGCCGTCCGCCGAAGATCTGCTCATCACCGAGGATCTCCTGCGGCGCAGCGTCGAGGACGTGCTGGCCGTGCGCGAGCGCCAGATCCACGGGGCCGTCATCGCCTACCGCGGGCAGCTCCAGCTGGCCCCCCCGCGCGCGCGCGAATTGCTCCAGGCACGCTTCCGCCCCTTCGGCTTCACCCCGTTCCTCCGCGAGGACGGCCGGGGGGAGGTGGTGGTGCAGGCGGTGCCCCTGGCCGAGACGACGGAGCCGCAGCGGGTCGGCGTGAACGTGCTGCTCTTCGTGCTCACGTGCCTGTCGACTCTCATCGCCGGCGCCGGCTACGCGGGGTCACCCACCTTCGATGCCTTCCGCTCGTCGATCACCGGGACGCTGTTCATCAGCGGGGTGCCCTTCGCGGCCACGTTGATGGCGATCCTCGTTGTCCACGAGTTCGGCCACTACTTCACCGCGCGGTACTACCGGGCCTCGGTCAGCCTCCCGTACTTCATCCCGGCGCCGCCGCCCTTTCCCTTCGGCACGCTGGGCGCGATCATCCGCATGCGGTCGCCGGCGCGGGATCGGAACGCCCTCTTCGACATCGCCGCCGCGGGGCCGCTGGCCGGCCTTCTGGTCGCGATTCCCGCCTTCGTCCTCGGTCTCCAGTGGTCGAACGTGGTCCCGGTCCCGGCCGTTACCTACGAAGCATTTGGTCAGTCGGGCCTGACCCAGCTGCTGGTCTATCTCCGCTTCGGCAGCCTCCCGGAAGGGACGATGGTCTACACGCACCCGATGGCTGACGCGGCCTGGGTCGGCTTCTTCGTCACCGCCCTCAACCTCTTTCCCGTCGGCCAGCTCGACGGCGGGCGCATCGCCTACGCGCTCTTCGGCCGCTATCACGCGCTCATCGGCAAGATCACGATCATCGGGACCGTGCTCCTCGGGCTCGCCGCGATGGCGGTGAACGTCCTCGTGTGGGGAGGGACCTTCGCCGCATCGCTCAACTGGTTCGTCTGGGCGGCGCTGGTGTTCTTCCTCGTCGGCGTCCATCACGGGCCTCCCGTCGACGGGGTTTCCCCGCTGAGCCCCGATCGTCGCGTCGTCGGCGTCGTGTGCCTGATCCTGTTCGTCCTGCTCATCCCGCCGATTCCGATCCACGTACGGTAG
- the rpmF gene encoding 50S ribosomal protein L32 — protein sequence MPLPKRRHSKTRGRKRRTHYKLAPPTRSVCPQCREPKLPHRVCPHCGYYKGREIVAVEGA from the coding sequence ATGCCGCTGCCCAAACGACGCCACTCGAAGACGCGTGGTCGCAAGCGCCGCACCCATTACAAGCTGGCGCCGCCGACGCGGTCGGTGTGCCCGCAGTGCCGCGAGCCCAAGCTGCCGCATCGCGTCTGCCCGCACTGCGGTTACTACAAGGGCCGGGAGATCGTCGCCGTCGAAGGTGCCTAG
- the htpX gene encoding zinc metalloprotease HtpX, translating to MSNIFKTAMLLALLTVMLVLIGGAIGGQQGMVVAFMVALAMNFFSYWFSDRIVLAMYRAQPIDEAQAPGLYAMVRRLATRAGIPMPRVYLIPTDTPNAFATGRNPEHAAVAVTEGIMRILDEEELEGVLAHELAHVTNRDVLISTIAATLAGAITYLAHMAQWTAMFGGGRNDDEEGGSNPFALILMAVLAPIAAMLVQLAVSRAREYQADASGARLAGKTWGLAKALEKLEMAQRAVPMAANPATAHLFIVNPLSGQALMTLFSTHPPLEERVARLRAMRP from the coding sequence ATGTCGAACATATTCAAGACCGCGATGCTGCTCGCGCTCCTCACGGTGATGCTCGTCCTGATCGGCGGAGCCATCGGGGGCCAGCAGGGCATGGTCGTGGCCTTCATGGTGGCGCTGGCCATGAACTTCTTTTCGTACTGGTTCTCGGACCGGATCGTGCTGGCCATGTACCGCGCCCAGCCCATCGACGAGGCCCAGGCCCCGGGGCTCTACGCGATGGTGCGCCGGCTGGCCACCCGCGCGGGCATCCCGATGCCCCGGGTCTATCTGATCCCGACCGACACGCCGAACGCCTTCGCCACCGGGCGGAACCCCGAGCACGCCGCCGTGGCCGTCACCGAGGGCATCATGCGCATCCTCGACGAGGAGGAGCTGGAGGGCGTGCTGGCCCACGAGTTGGCCCACGTGACCAACCGCGACGTCCTCATCTCCACGATCGCGGCCACGCTCGCGGGCGCTATCACGTATCTGGCCCACATGGCCCAGTGGACGGCGATGTTCGGCGGCGGTCGGAACGACGACGAGGAGGGCGGCTCGAATCCGTTCGCGCTCATCCTCATGGCCGTGCTGGCCCCGATCGCAGCGATGCTGGTGCAGCTCGCCGTCTCGCGGGCCCGCGAGTATCAGGCCGACGCCTCCGGCGCCCGCCTGGCCGGCAAGACGTGGGGGCTCGCCAAGGCGCTCGAGAAGCTCGAGATGGCGCAGCGGGCGGTGCCGATGGCCGCGAACCCGGCCACCGCGCATCTCTTCATCGTCAACCCGCTGAGCGGCCAGGCGCTGATGACTCTCTTCTCGACGCACCCGCCGCTCGAGGAGAGGGTCGCGCGCCTCCGGGCCATGCGACCCTAA
- the fabF gene encoding beta-ketoacyl-ACP synthase II produces the protein MTVEPRRVVITGLGALTPVGNTAEEFWTALTQGRSGIGPITKFDAAEKDASGDFRYPTRIAGEVRNFDVLRYVDKKEARRLDDYLKYAIAAAVTAVEDSGLEVGKVDGARFGVLIGSGIGGIGTLLEGERTRLEKGPERVSPFVIPMLIINMASGLVSMRFGAKGPNSSVVTACATGNHCIGDAFKIIQRGDADLMIAGGAEAIIVPLTIAGFCAMKAMSTHNDVPEQASRPFDAERDGFVPSEGAGIVVLESLKHARRRDARIYAEIVGYGMTSDAHHMTAPDPKGDGATRAMAAALGDGGLDPAAVGYINAHGTSTPYNDKFESLAIKRVFGDHVRRLAVSSTKSMTGHLLGAAGGVEAIATALALYHGLLPPTINYETPDPECDLDYVPNQARKQDVEVALSNAFGFGGTNATLAFRKYRA, from the coding sequence CTGACGGTGGAGCCCCGACGCGTCGTCATCACCGGCCTCGGAGCGCTCACGCCCGTGGGCAACACGGCCGAGGAGTTCTGGACCGCCCTGACCCAGGGGCGCTCCGGGATCGGTCCCATCACCAAGTTCGACGCCGCCGAGAAGGACGCGAGCGGGGACTTCCGCTACCCCACGCGGATCGCCGGCGAGGTCAGGAACTTCGACGTGCTGCGATACGTAGACAAGAAGGAAGCGCGCCGACTGGACGACTACCTCAAATACGCGATCGCCGCGGCGGTCACGGCAGTCGAGGATTCCGGGCTCGAGGTGGGCAAGGTCGATGGCGCCCGGTTCGGCGTCCTGATCGGCTCGGGCATCGGGGGCATCGGCACCCTGCTGGAGGGCGAGCGCACCCGCCTGGAGAAGGGGCCGGAGCGGGTGTCGCCCTTCGTCATCCCGATGCTCATCATCAACATGGCCTCGGGGCTCGTCTCGATGCGCTTCGGGGCCAAGGGACCCAACTCGTCGGTGGTGACGGCCTGCGCGACGGGCAACCACTGCATCGGCGACGCCTTCAAGATCATCCAGCGCGGCGACGCCGACCTCATGATCGCGGGCGGCGCCGAGGCGATCATCGTGCCGCTGACCATCGCCGGGTTCTGCGCCATGAAGGCGATGTCCACGCACAACGACGTACCGGAGCAGGCCTCACGCCCGTTCGACGCCGAGCGCGACGGCTTCGTGCCCAGCGAGGGGGCCGGCATCGTCGTGCTGGAGTCGCTCAAGCACGCGCGGCGGCGTGACGCCCGGATCTACGCGGAGATCGTCGGCTACGGCATGACCTCCGACGCCCACCACATGACGGCACCCGACCCCAAGGGCGATGGCGCCACCCGGGCCATGGCGGCGGCCCTGGGGGACGGCGGCCTCGACCCGGCGGCGGTCGGCTACATCAACGCCCACGGGACCTCGACGCCGTACAACGACAAGTTCGAGTCCCTGGCCATCAAGCGCGTCTTCGGCGACCACGTGCGGCGGCTGGCCGTGTCGTCGACGAAGTCGATGACGGGGCACCTGCTGGGGGCCGCGGGCGGCGTGGAGGCCATCGCCACGGCGCTGGCCCTCTACCACGGCCTGCTGCCGCCGACGATCAACTACGAGACGCCCGACCCGGAGTGCGACCTCGACTACGTGCCCAACCAGGCCCGCAAGCAGGATGTCGAGGTGGCGCTGAGCAACGCCTTCGGCTTCGGCGGCACCAACGCCACGCTGGCCTTCCGCAAGTACCGCGCGTAG
- a CDS encoding beta-ketoacyl-ACP synthase III, with translation MTRAKIIGVGSYAPKRILTNADLEKLVATSDEWIVQRSGIRERRIADETEASSDLAVKAAQQALERANLVPEDIEFIVVGTTTPDMFFPTTGNMVQHRLGCRQAGSVDVLAACAGSIYSLAVGSQFIQTGKYRRVLCIGAETLSKITDFTDRGTCVLLADAAGAAVLEASDDGSGLLDVDLYSDGRYWELLYMPGGGSRHPATRETIAARMHYAKMKGAEVFKVAVRMFGECAATILERHGLTARDIDLFIPHQANLRIIEAAVKRVGLPMDKVFVNIDRYGNTGAASVYVALEEAVSAGRLKRGDLLLLAAFGGGFAWGAALMKW, from the coding sequence ATGACGCGAGCGAAGATCATCGGCGTCGGGTCGTACGCGCCCAAGCGGATCTTGACCAACGCCGATCTCGAGAAGCTGGTCGCGACCAGCGACGAGTGGATCGTGCAACGCAGTGGCATCCGCGAGCGCCGGATCGCCGACGAGACCGAGGCCAGCTCGGACCTGGCCGTGAAGGCGGCCCAACAGGCGCTGGAGCGGGCCAACCTCGTGCCGGAGGACATCGAGTTCATCGTGGTGGGGACCACCACGCCCGACATGTTCTTCCCGACCACCGGCAACATGGTCCAGCACCGGCTGGGCTGCCGGCAGGCGGGCTCGGTGGATGTGCTGGCCGCCTGTGCCGGCTCCATCTACAGCCTCGCCGTGGGCTCGCAGTTCATCCAGACCGGCAAGTACCGGCGCGTGCTCTGCATCGGCGCCGAGACGCTCTCGAAGATCACCGACTTCACCGACCGGGGCACCTGCGTGCTGCTCGCCGACGCGGCGGGCGCGGCGGTGCTGGAGGCTTCCGACGACGGCAGCGGGCTGCTGGACGTCGATCTCTACTCGGACGGCCGCTACTGGGAGCTGCTCTACATGCCCGGCGGCGGCTCGCGGCACCCGGCCACGCGCGAGACGATCGCGGCCCGGATGCACTATGCCAAGATGAAGGGCGCCGAGGTCTTCAAGGTGGCGGTGCGCATGTTCGGGGAGTGCGCGGCGACGATCCTCGAGCGCCACGGGCTCACGGCCCGGGACATCGACCTCTTCATCCCGCACCAGGCCAACCTCCGGATCATCGAGGCGGCCGTCAAACGGGTCGGGCTGCCGATGGACAAGGTCTTCGTGAACATCGACCGCTACGGCAACACCGGCGCCGCCTCCGTCTACGTTGCCCTCGAGGAGGCGGTGTCGGCCGGCCGCCTGAAGCGCGGCGACCTCCTCCTACTCGCCGCCTTCGGTGGGGGTTTTGCGTGGGGCGCCGCTCTAATGAAATGGTGA
- the fabG gene encoding 3-oxoacyl-[acyl-carrier-protein] reductase, whose protein sequence is MSETPLTGRVAIVTGGSRGIGAAIAASLAQNGAAVVVSGRDVDRLERAVKDLEAGGATALGVVADAASREDADRLVETAKQRFGRIDVLVNNAGMTRDGLLVRMKDEDWDLVMEVNLRGAFLMTRAASKIMVRQKSGRVINIASTAGAMGNAGQANYSAAKAGLIGFTKAAARELAHWSILVNAVAPGLIETNMSAAMPEAARQELLSRVPLGRIGTPREVAEVVRFLAGDGATYITGQVFHVNGGLYI, encoded by the coding sequence ATGAGCGAGACGCCGCTCACCGGTCGGGTCGCCATCGTGACCGGCGGCAGCCGCGGCATCGGCGCCGCCATCGCCGCGTCGCTGGCGCAGAACGGAGCGGCCGTGGTAGTCTCGGGACGCGACGTAGATCGCCTGGAGCGCGCCGTGAAAGACCTGGAGGCCGGCGGTGCGACGGCGCTCGGCGTCGTCGCCGACGCGGCGAGCCGCGAGGACGCGGACCGGCTGGTCGAGACGGCGAAGCAGCGATTTGGCCGCATCGACGTGCTCGTCAACAACGCCGGCATGACGCGCGACGGTCTCCTGGTCCGCATGAAGGACGAGGACTGGGATCTCGTCATGGAAGTCAACCTCCGCGGCGCGTTCCTGATGACGCGCGCAGCGTCCAAGATCATGGTGAGGCAGAAGAGCGGGCGCGTCATCAACATCGCCTCGACCGCCGGCGCCATGGGCAACGCGGGACAGGCCAACTATTCGGCGGCCAAGGCGGGACTCATCGGCTTCACCAAGGCCGCCGCTCGGGAGCTGGCGCACTGGTCCATTCTCGTCAACGCGGTGGCGCCGGGCCTGATCGAGACCAACATGAGCGCCGCGATGCCCGAGGCCGCGCGCCAGGAGCTGCTGAGCCGGGTGCCGCTGGGGCGCATCGGTACCCCGCGCGAGGTGGCCGAGGTGGTACGATTCCTGGCCGGCGACGGGGCCACCTACATCACGGGCCAGGTCTTCCACGTCAACGGCGGTCTCTACATCTAG
- the acpP gene encoding acyl carrier protein → MAKPVEERVKEIIVEQLGVDEDDVTPNARFIEDLGADSLDTVELVMALEEHFDIQIPDEDAEKIATVGDAIQYIKDNS, encoded by the coding sequence ATGGCGAAGCCAGTGGAAGAGAGGGTGAAAGAAATCATCGTCGAGCAGCTCGGGGTGGACGAGGACGACGTGACCCCGAACGCGCGGTTCATCGAGGATCTCGGCGCCGATTCGCTCGACACGGTCGAGCTGGTGATGGCGCTGGAAGAGCATTTCGACATCCAGATCCCCGATGAGGACGCCGAGAAGATCGCCACCGTGGGCGACGCCATCCAGTACATCAAGGACAACTCCTGA